From Campylobacter sp. MIT 12-8780, the proteins below share one genomic window:
- a CDS encoding acyltransferase, which translates to MIPFQKDERNNIIYGDLSKQKNLKFEFKGRDNILFFAAESVNVNAIFYGDNALLFIADNIHINGRFVLHSHGLCYIGKNSTSNGADFRVYEGKNIILGDDVMFSWGIWLSTCDHHLIFNSKTYARNNFSKSIYIGDHVWCGQESAILKGCVVASGSVLGAKSVNSGKKFSNAIYAGNPSQCIKNEVFWSRLDPCVGNWGKVQTKQHKTMQTEDFKFTFQKEKFLNPALIEKELESMDTALQKLEFVYDYIYNNTEKNRFALFEDSDSSECKLYKDEGKTAFKDLKFMDSKELQKLEIFKPKGAKERIQNTLSYKLGLAMIQNSKNTSGIISLPFTLLKIQNKHKKAQKLYQEQIKINPNLKLPPLQIYKDYEEALKAKEHLSYKLGEALIQAHKNILKGGYVKFFFELKRIKNSYKNTHK; encoded by the coding sequence ATGATACCTTTTCAAAAAGATGAAAGAAATAATATCATTTATGGGGATTTAAGCAAGCAAAAAAATCTTAAATTTGAATTTAAAGGACGAGATAATATACTTTTCTTTGCCGCAGAAAGTGTAAATGTGAATGCAATTTTTTATGGAGACAATGCACTTTTATTTATTGCCGATAATATTCATATAAATGGAAGATTTGTTTTACATTCGCATGGGCTTTGTTATATAGGCAAAAATAGCACAAGTAATGGTGCAGATTTTCGGGTGTATGAGGGCAAAAATATCATTTTGGGTGATGATGTTATGTTTTCTTGGGGAATTTGGCTAAGCACCTGTGATCATCACTTGATTTTTAATAGCAAGACTTATGCAAGAAATAATTTCAGTAAAAGCATTTACATAGGCGATCATGTGTGGTGTGGGCAAGAAAGTGCGATTTTAAAAGGCTGTGTTGTGGCAAGTGGAAGCGTTTTGGGAGCAAAAAGCGTAAATTCTGGTAAAAAGTTTTCAAATGCTATTTATGCTGGAAATCCAAGTCAATGTATAAAAAATGAAGTATTTTGGAGCAGATTAGATCCATGTGTTGGTAATTGGGGTAAAGTCCAAACCAAGCAGCACAAAACCATGCAAACCGAAGATTTTAAATTCACCTTCCAAAAAGAAAAATTCCTCAATCCAGCTCTAATAGAAAAAGAACTAGAAAGTATGGATACAGCTTTGCAAAAGCTTGAGTTTGTGTATGATTATATCTATAATAACACAGAAAAAAATCGTTTTGCTTTGTTTGAAGATAGTGATAGTAGTGAATGTAAATTATATAAAGATGAAGGCAAAACAGCCTTTAAAGACTTAAAATTTATGGATAGTAAAGAACTTCAAAAACTAGAAATTTTTAAACCAAAAGGAGCTAAAGAAAGAATTCAAAACACACTTTCTTATAAACTTGGCTTAGCAATGATACAAAACTCAAAAAATACAAGTGGTATCATAAGCTTGCCTTTTACTTTGCTTAAGATTCAAAACAAACACAAAAAAGCTCAAAAACTTTATCAAGAACAAATTAAAATAAATCCAAATTTAAAACTTCCACCTTTGCAAATTTATAAAGACTATGAAGAAGCTTTAAAAGCAAAAGAGCATTTAAGTTATAAGTTAGGAGAAGCTTTGATACAAGCTCATAAAAACATACTTAAGGGAGGATATGTGAAATTTTTCTTTGAGTTAAAGAGGATTAAAAACAGCTACAAAAATACTCACAAATAA
- a CDS encoding MBOAT family O-acyltransferase: MTYFSLEFALMFCAFFVLYWCFKESFRAQNIFILAFSYIVYILMNPYFALVLFVYTFFIHYFALLIFVRQKRYIFAACISFAVLNLCFFKYFTSIKDSFDQFLAFFGFEYLNSDLIFPVGISFYTFASITYLVSVYKEHKIETFLNLATYLSFFPTLLAGPIMRSEFFFKQIHQRREFSNGDLIIFLLVLGIIKKVLIANYLGIYSKEILANPSTHNFLELLCAIYAFSVQIYCDFSGYVNLVTAFALMLGFNLPKNFDMPYLSKNLKEFWSRWHISLSTFIRDYIYIPLGGSKKGRMRTYVNLLIAFALSGIWHNNTINFLFWGLLHGLGVVFLHLPFIQKINLQKIPYLGSFLTFHFVAFAWIFFYYPSFDKAFEYLKACVDNFFFELEYKDIYIFASFVALFIIYPLFVNFQKHCVRILHITPLFLKPILLALILLVVFAFMPSGIPQFIYESF; encoded by the coding sequence ATGACTTATTTTTCTTTAGAATTCGCACTAATGTTTTGTGCTTTTTTTGTGCTGTATTGGTGTTTTAAAGAAAGTTTTCGCGCACAAAATATCTTTATTTTAGCATTTAGCTATATAGTGTATATCTTGATGAATCCTTACTTTGCTCTTGTGCTTTTTGTTTATACCTTTTTTATTCATTATTTTGCTTTGTTGATTTTTGTGCGTCAAAAAAGATACATTTTTGCTGCTTGCATTTCTTTTGCGGTTTTGAATTTATGCTTTTTTAAGTATTTTACAAGTATTAAAGATAGCTTTGATCAATTTTTAGCGTTTTTTGGTTTTGAGTATTTAAATTCTGATCTTATTTTTCCAGTAGGCATTAGCTTTTATACTTTTGCTTCAATTACCTATCTTGTAAGCGTTTATAAAGAACACAAAATCGAAACTTTTTTAAATTTAGCCACTTATCTTTCCTTTTTTCCGACTTTATTAGCCGGTCCTATCATGAGAAGTGAGTTTTTTTTCAAACAAATTCATCAAAGAAGAGAATTTTCAAATGGCGATTTAATCATCTTTTTACTCGTCTTAGGTATCATCAAAAAGGTATTAATCGCTAATTACTTAGGCATTTACTCTAAAGAAATTTTAGCAAATCCTAGCACGCATAATTTCTTAGAGCTTTTGTGTGCGATATATGCTTTTAGCGTGCAAATTTATTGCGATTTTAGCGGCTATGTGAATTTAGTTACAGCTTTTGCTTTAATGCTTGGCTTTAACCTACCTAAAAACTTTGATATGCCTTATCTTTCAAAGAACTTAAAAGAATTTTGGAGCAGATGGCATATCTCGCTTTCAACCTTTATAAGAGATTACATTTATATCCCTTTAGGCGGAAGCAAAAAAGGGCGTATGCGAACTTATGTGAATTTGCTGATTGCTTTTGCGCTTTCTGGAATTTGGCATAACAATACCATCAATTTCTTATTTTGGGGACTTTTGCATGGGCTTGGGGTGGTGTTTTTGCATTTACCATTTATCCAAAAGATAAATTTGCAAAAAATTCCATATCTGGGGAGTTTTTTAACCTTTCATTTTGTGGCTTTTGCGTGGATATTTTTTTATTATCCAAGTTTTGACAAAGCATTTGAATACCTCAAAGCCTGCGTGGATAACTTCTTTTTTGAGCTTGAATACAAAGATATTTATATTTTTGCGTCCTTTGTGGCTTTATTTATCATCTATCCTTTATTTGTGAATTTTCAAAAACATTGCGTGCGAATTTTGCATATCACTCCTTTGTTTTTAAAGCCTATTTTGCTGGCTTTAATCTTACTTGTAGTTTTTGCGTTTATGCCAAGTGGAATACCTCAATTTATTTACGAGAGTTTTTAA
- a CDS encoding SGNH/GDSL hydrolase family protein has translation MKIFRFFFVILSTFFIVAFVMNKSIASYLEQKYHLHVAFQNDILDEANSFKVKLEQIRAVLSNDTQALHYGSLSEFSTNDINASFNETYLIDELDENLSKITLELDKNTSIQNYDTNLSSIPSKLVIQKGEEFLLIGDSLMQGVALALTRDLSKLKIKSTNLSKQSTGLSYKSYFNWASATQAAFVENKNLKYLVVLLGANDPWDIKFGGKYQAFNSEQWREIYTSRVDEIIKIAKLHNAKVLWYEIPPVKKDSLNEKIKILNEIYRSENLKNNEIFIQTTQALSEDGKYSSYIRDENNKSIKIRADDGTHFNIKGAKLMSELLLEKLDTNELK, from the coding sequence ATGAAAATTTTTAGATTTTTCTTTGTGATCCTAAGCACTTTTTTCATCGTTGCTTTTGTGATGAATAAAAGCATAGCCTCGTATTTAGAGCAAAAATATCACTTGCACGTAGCTTTTCAAAATGATATTTTAGATGAAGCAAACAGCTTTAAAGTAAAGCTTGAACAAATTCGAGCTGTGCTAAGCAATGATACCCAAGCCTTGCATTATGGCTCTTTGAGTGAATTTAGCACAAATGATATAAATGCAAGTTTTAATGAAACTTATCTTATCGATGAGCTTGATGAAAATTTAAGCAAAATAACACTTGAGCTTGACAAAAACACAAGCATTCAAAACTATGATACAAATTTAAGCTCCATTCCAAGCAAGCTTGTGATCCAAAAAGGCGAGGAGTTCTTGCTGATAGGGGATTCTTTAATGCAAGGTGTAGCTTTGGCTTTGACAAGAGATTTAAGCAAGCTTAAGATCAAAAGCACGAATTTAAGCAAACAAAGCACAGGCTTAAGCTATAAAAGCTATTTTAACTGGGCAAGTGCGACTCAAGCAGCATTTGTGGAAAATAAGAACTTAAAATATCTTGTTGTCTTACTTGGCGCAAATGATCCTTGGGACATTAAATTTGGGGGCAAATACCAAGCCTTTAACAGCGAGCAGTGGCGTGAAATTTATACCAGTCGCGTTGATGAGATTATCAAAATCGCTAAACTTCACAATGCTAAGGTTTTATGGTATGAAATTCCTCCAGTGAAAAAAGACAGTCTTAATGAAAAAATCAAAATCTTAAATGAAATTTATCGTAGCGAAAACCTTAAAAATAACGAAATTTTCATTCAAACAACGCAAGCTTTAAGTGAAGACGGCAAGTATTCAAGCTATATTAGAGATGAAAATAACAAAAGCATTAAAATTAGAGCCGATGATGGCACACATTTTAACATAAAAGGCGCAAAACTTATGTCTGAGCTTTTGCTTGAAAAACTTGATACAAACGAGCTTAAATGA
- a CDS encoding GDSL-type esterase/lipase family protein, producing the protein MKKICFFLLCVFGLFFINACVYMSVPKSIRVSQPISKKELLDKPRSALINFASSSELERLKGYLSDKKDLKIRIFGDSHMAADFFSRELRKLLIKVNAIGFAYPLQPKYQHNLMLDYESKGFELYNSKNDSTQNYALGGVSIKALRKNAFVKLSSNLKEQNFKFGVIFESKNKKEAFILKDSKGKTYTLKTTHSGLNYKEFNNIHFPISIHALEKGANLNGFFIYNAKNNLILDTLGINGARSDLWLKWDQKTLPAQLGIIKSDFIILAYGSNDVLLGNFNKTKFKENYKNFITTLKQASPNAVILLISPPSVTQKIAENYQLSSDFYPVRDALYELAKEQKLLLFDMHKFMQESGGKDLWIEQGYSKEDVHLSVQGYELMADKFYKDLKALLRF; encoded by the coding sequence ATGAAAAAAATCTGTTTTTTTCTTTTGTGCGTTTTTGGGCTTTTTTTTATCAACGCTTGTGTATATATGAGCGTGCCAAAAAGCATACGAGTAAGCCAGCCTATCAGCAAAAAAGAGCTTTTAGACAAACCAAGATCGGCTTTAATCAACTTTGCAAGCTCAAGCGAACTTGAACGCCTAAAAGGATACCTTAGCGATAAAAAAGACTTGAAAATCCGCATTTTTGGCGACTCTCATATGGCAGCTGATTTTTTTTCAAGAGAGCTAAGAAAGCTACTTATAAAAGTCAATGCCATAGGCTTTGCCTACCCTTTACAGCCCAAATACCAACATAATTTAATGTTAGATTATGAAAGCAAGGGCTTTGAGCTGTATAATTCTAAAAACGATAGCACACAAAACTACGCTTTAGGTGGCGTAAGTATAAAAGCTTTAAGAAAAAATGCTTTCGTAAAACTTAGCTCAAATCTCAAAGAACAAAATTTCAAATTTGGCGTCATTTTTGAAAGTAAAAACAAAAAAGAAGCCTTTATACTCAAAGACTCTAAAGGCAAAACTTATACGCTCAAAACAACGCACTCTGGGCTTAACTACAAAGAATTTAACAATATACATTTTCCTATCAGTATCCATGCCCTTGAAAAAGGAGCAAATTTAAACGGCTTTTTTATCTATAATGCGAAAAACAATCTCATACTTGATACGCTTGGTATCAATGGTGCAAGATCTGATTTGTGGCTTAAATGGGATCAAAAAACATTGCCAGCGCAACTTGGCATAATAAAAAGCGATTTTATCATACTTGCATATGGATCAAATGATGTTTTGTTAGGAAATTTCAATAAAACTAAATTTAAAGAAAATTATAAAAATTTCATTACCACACTCAAACAAGCAAGTCCCAATGCTGTGATTTTGCTGATCTCTCCACCAAGTGTTACACAAAAAATCGCTGAAAATTATCAACTTTCAAGCGACTTTTACCCAGTAAGAGATGCACTTTATGAACTCGCAAAAGAGCAAAAACTCTTGCTTTTTGATATGCATAAATTTATGCAAGAAAGCGGAGGCAAAGACTTGTGGATAGAGCAAGGGTATTCAAAAGAAGATGTGCATTTAAGCGTGCAAGGCTATGAGCTTATGGCGGATAAGTTTTATAAGGATTTAAAAGCTTTATTACGCTTTTAA
- a CDS encoding amino acid ABC transporter ATP-binding protein — protein sequence MEILKISHLQKYYGSHHVLKDINLSVAKKEVVVILGPSGCGKSTLLRCVNGLESIASGEIYIDKEKIDTNFKDWQKIRQKVGMVFQSYELFDHLNVEQNLLLAPLKVQKRKKEEILQEAMTWLEKVGLAHKLKAYPRELSGGQKQRIAIVRSLCMNPELMLFDEVTAALDPEIVREVLDVMLNLAKDGMSMLIVTHEMGFARAVADRIVFMDAGQIVEISSPQEFFTQPKTQRARKFLNLFDFRADNR from the coding sequence ATGGAAATTTTAAAGATCAGCCATTTACAAAAATACTACGGCTCACACCATGTTTTAAAAGATATAAATTTAAGTGTAGCTAAAAAAGAAGTTGTGGTGATACTAGGACCTAGTGGGTGCGGTAAATCCACGCTTTTACGCTGTGTTAATGGACTTGAAAGTATAGCAAGTGGAGAAATTTATATTGATAAAGAAAAAATTGATACCAATTTTAAGGATTGGCAAAAGATTCGCCAAAAAGTTGGTATGGTCTTTCAATCCTACGAGCTTTTTGATCACTTAAATGTCGAGCAAAACTTGCTTCTAGCTCCTTTAAAAGTGCAAAAACGCAAAAAAGAAGAAATTTTGCAAGAGGCTATGACTTGGCTTGAAAAAGTAGGCTTAGCGCACAAGCTTAAAGCCTATCCAAGAGAGCTTAGCGGAGGACAAAAACAACGCATTGCCATAGTAAGAAGCTTGTGTATGAATCCTGAGCTTATGCTTTTTGATGAAGTAACAGCTGCTCTTGATCCAGAAATCGTGCGTGAAGTGCTTGATGTTATGCTTAATTTGGCAAAAGATGGTATGAGTATGCTTATAGTTACACATGAAATGGGCTTTGCAAGGGCTGTGGCTGATAGGATAGTATTTATGGACGCTGGGCAAATCGTTGAAATTTCAAGTCCGCAGGAGTTTTTTACCCAGCCTAAAACCCAAAGAGCGAGGAAATTTTTAAATTTATTTGATTTTCGTGCAGATAACAGATAA
- a CDS encoding amino acid ABC transporter permease, producing MPELLTLNTFSRLLEGLLITLEISAVSIIISSVGGLFMGVIYNLKNPFINAFCRFCLEFVRVMPLIVWLFVIYFGLSRWFGLNLSAVSAAILVFSIWGVFEMMDLVRAALQSIPKHQYESAASLALNTYELYTFVILPQALRRLTPASINLLTRMIKSTTFAFLIGAVELVKVGQQIIEFHHSNVYASFVIYGIIFFIYFLLCYPLSWYSQILEKKWS from the coding sequence ATGCCTGAATTACTGACTTTAAACACCTTTTCAAGACTGCTTGAAGGGCTTTTAATCACCTTAGAAATTTCTGCTGTGAGTATCATCATCTCTTCTGTGGGCGGGCTTTTTATGGGTGTAATTTATAATCTTAAAAATCCTTTTATAAACGCATTTTGTAGATTTTGCCTTGAATTTGTTCGCGTTATGCCTTTGATCGTGTGGCTTTTTGTGATTTATTTTGGTTTGTCGCGTTGGTTTGGCTTGAATTTAAGCGCGGTGAGTGCGGCGATTTTAGTCTTTAGCATTTGGGGCGTGTTTGAGATGATGGATTTGGTGCGAGCTGCCCTGCAAAGCATACCAAAACACCAATACGAATCAGCAGCTAGCCTTGCTTTAAACACTTATGAGCTTTATACTTTTGTCATCTTACCTCAAGCCTTAAGACGTCTAACTCCAGCAAGTATAAATTTACTTACTAGAATGATTAAAAGCACGACTTTTGCTTTTTTAATCGGAGCAGTTGAGCTTGTCAAAGTAGGGCAGCAAATCATCGAGTTTCATCATAGCAATGTTTATGCTTCTTTTGTCATTTATGGTATAATATTTTTTATATATTTTTTATTATGCTATCCGCTTTCTTGGTATTCTCAAATTTTAGAAAAAAAATGGAGTTAA
- a CDS encoding amino acid ABC transporter permease yields the protein MDFDFILKYTPNFINAALLTLEVFALGLFFSLCIGIFCVLMQYFKFKLLSQICRVYIELSRNTPLLIQLFFLYYGLGRLGLGLESFSCAVLGLSFLGGSYMAESLRAGIEAVKKQQFEAALSLALSPWQVFRFVILPQALSVAMPSLSANTIFLFKETSVVTIIALPDLVYTMTSLNSLTYKTDELLFMLFVSYLCIILPLSLFLSYLEKRLRYA from the coding sequence ATGGATTTTGATTTTATACTCAAATACACGCCAAATTTTATAAATGCAGCCTTACTTACACTTGAGGTTTTTGCTTTGGGGCTTTTCTTTTCTTTGTGTATAGGCATTTTTTGCGTGTTAATGCAGTATTTTAAGTTCAAACTTTTAAGCCAAATTTGCAGGGTGTATATAGAGCTTTCAAGAAATACGCCTTTGCTCATCCAGCTTTTCTTTTTGTATTATGGGCTTGGACGGCTTGGACTTGGGCTTGAGAGCTTTAGCTGTGCGGTTTTGGGGCTTTCATTTTTGGGCGGTTCTTATATGGCAGAGAGTTTAAGAGCTGGTATTGAAGCGGTAAAAAAACAGCAGTTTGAAGCAGCCTTAAGCTTAGCTTTAAGTCCTTGGCAGGTGTTTCGCTTTGTGATCTTGCCTCAAGCTTTAAGCGTGGCTATGCCAAGTCTTAGTGCAAATACTATTTTTTTATTTAAAGAAACCTCAGTTGTTACTATCATTGCCTTGCCTGATCTTGTTTATACGATGACGAGTTTAAATTCGCTTACTTATAAGACAGATGAGCTTTTATTTATGCTTTTTGTGAGTTATTTATGTATAATCTTACCTTTATCTTTGTTTTTAAGCTATCTTGAAAAAAGGTTGCGTTATGCCTGA
- a CDS encoding glycosyltransferase family 2 protein — protein sequence MTNKEAKVGIVVPIYNIEKYLKACIESVLKQSYSNFELLLVNDGSTDKSFDIAFEYAKKDKRITLIDKKNAGQGSARNVGIEYFSETLNFYFSYKKENLACFKLDQDEKNDIYALFKKTSLPKLEISKITYICFFDGDDFLALNCLEEAVKNIKNYNVLWFDYQPYFDGVKAKKTQTQMQHFAFTQKSIISTEEWLQRARSLNIVTFWFAWQGMIAFEFLKDTKIHFVEKSFTEDVHFGIALFAEAQKIVVLPQKLYYYRIRPKSSMNHSRKKADIQLSTYCNDFSVSYKENLELMRQYQEAFAWLQVARALLHFTHNFKDKELARQIEELFLPYVCNKALVLELLDPQTFKKELKELKKFIKTQPYGAIERTKEYLSYKLAKECNKAKGLKKLVLPFKFIKILCTHKKRSNLKRPECYKDYIYALKMKNKASIKRFSNLGAKLSSIKNILSF from the coding sequence ATGACAAATAAAGAAGCAAAAGTAGGTATAGTTGTGCCTATTTATAATATTGAAAAATATCTTAAAGCCTGCATAGAAAGTGTGCTTAAGCAAAGTTATTCAAATTTTGAACTTTTACTCGTAAATGATGGCAGTACAGATAAGAGCTTTGACATAGCTTTTGAGTATGCAAAAAAAGATAAAAGAATTACGCTCATTGATAAAAAAAATGCTGGACAAGGAAGCGCTCGTAATGTTGGTATAGAGTATTTTAGCGAGACTTTAAATTTTTATTTTAGTTATAAGAAAGAAAACTTGGCTTGTTTTAAACTTGATCAAGATGAAAAAAATGATATTTATGCTCTTTTTAAAAAAACTTCATTGCCAAAACTTGAAATTTCTAAGATAACTTATATTTGTTTTTTTGATGGAGATGATTTTTTAGCCTTGAATTGCTTAGAAGAAGCTGTGAAAAATATTAAAAATTATAATGTTTTATGGTTTGATTACCAGCCTTATTTCGATGGGGTTAAAGCTAAAAAAACTCAAACTCAAATGCAGCATTTTGCTTTTACTCAAAAGTCTATTATAAGCACTGAAGAATGGTTGCAAAGGGCTAGAAGTTTAAATATTGTAACTTTTTGGTTTGCATGGCAGGGTATGATAGCTTTTGAGTTTTTAAAAGACACTAAGATTCATTTTGTTGAAAAATCTTTTACTGAGGATGTGCATTTTGGTATAGCTTTATTTGCTGAGGCTCAAAAAATAGTTGTCTTGCCTCAAAAACTATACTATTACCGCATTCGCCCTAAAAGCTCCATGAATCATAGCCGCAAAAAAGCAGATATACAACTATCAACTTATTGCAATGATTTTTCTGTAAGTTATAAAGAGAATTTAGAGCTTATGAGGCAATATCAAGAAGCTTTTGCTTGGTTGCAAGTTGCTAGAGCTCTACTTCATTTTACACATAATTTTAAGGATAAAGAGCTAGCAAGGCAAATAGAAGAGCTTTTTTTACCTTATGTCTGCAATAAAGCTCTTGTCTTAGAGCTTTTAGACCCTCAAACCTTTAAAAAAGAGCTTAAGGAGCTTAAAAAATTCATAAAAACTCAGCCTTATGGTGCAATTGAAAGAACTAAAGAATATTTAAGCTACAAGCTTGCAAAAGAGTGTAATAAGGCAAAAGGACTTAAAAAACTAGTCTTGCCTTTTAAATTTATAAAAATTCTTTGCACCCATAAAAAGCGAAGTAATCTTAAGCGTCCAGAGTGCTATAAAGACTATATCTATGCTTTGAAAATGAAAAATAAAGCTAGCATAAAGAGGTTTTCAAATTTAGGGGCTAAGCTTTCAAGTATTAAAAATATATTATCTTTTTAG
- a CDS encoding galactosyltransferase-related protein, with protein MKNPKLSIIIPFGLSVERAYIKERVLQKACAYKSDEKVEYIFVEGFSSCFDESVKECIVKSGHIYIKDEIQVYFSQGKCRNLGAINARANVVMFLDVDCEISPQSLAKLLELICVKGIDANPNALLLLPCIYLKQEASEFLLSQSPNFWDTLVQNDLLNEQKMCKFLAFFSSSFIMHKYKFLELGGNDEGFVGHGYEDFDLFARALKACVHFEKMPANLAYDSRNWHFNEFKGFRALFSLLGYESAFYSLFVYHFWHIEPNQNNYLSNKEANHRLFFTKLEKYFKDEQSFLQSLPQVLQRKEAQDQKVLVLSKELLSFRIASVYFGSFVYKEFQNETEFLSFLEQEKIALILFNASYLSSQIQFLECIKQHRLEYAVCELQKDKNELELWHFKEFQGKIINENLLQEISNFQAHKKSFYPLKSLIFKPYIYELKHTKFKLLPAFLEAKLSQTKFYRLFRKLMCSPKEFFRDSKFISQMRFK; from the coding sequence ATGAAAAATCCCAAGCTAAGTATCATTATCCCCTTTGGCTTAAGTGTTGAGCGAGCTTATATCAAAGAAAGAGTATTGCAAAAAGCTTGTGCTTATAAAAGCGATGAGAAGGTGGAGTATATCTTTGTTGAGGGCTTTTCAAGTTGCTTTGATGAGAGTGTAAAAGAGTGTATTGTAAAGTCTGGACATATTTATATCAAAGACGAAATTCAAGTATATTTTTCTCAAGGCAAATGTAGAAATTTAGGTGCAATCAATGCTAGGGCAAATGTGGTGATGTTTTTAGACGTAGATTGTGAAATTTCACCTCAAAGTCTTGCAAAACTCCTTGAGCTTATATGTGTAAAGGGCATTGATGCAAACCCAAATGCTTTATTGTTGCTTCCTTGTATTTATCTTAAACAAGAAGCAAGTGAGTTTTTGCTTAGCCAAAGTCCAAATTTTTGGGATACTTTAGTGCAAAATGATTTGCTTAATGAGCAAAAAATGTGTAAATTTCTTGCCTTTTTTTCTAGCTCTTTTATAATGCATAAATATAAATTTCTTGAACTTGGTGGCAATGATGAAGGCTTTGTGGGGCATGGCTATGAGGATTTTGATTTGTTTGCCCGCGCTTTAAAAGCTTGCGTGCATTTTGAAAAAATGCCAGCAAATTTAGCTTATGATAGTAGAAACTGGCATTTTAATGAATTTAAAGGTTTCAGGGCTTTATTTTCCTTACTTGGCTATGAAAGTGCTTTTTACTCGCTTTTTGTGTATCATTTTTGGCACATTGAGCCTAATCAAAACAATTATCTAAGCAACAAAGAAGCCAATCATCGTTTATTTTTTACAAAATTAGAAAAGTATTTTAAAGACGAGCAAAGTTTTTTACAAAGCTTACCTCAGGTGTTACAACGTAAAGAAGCACAAGATCAAAAGGTGCTTGTTTTAAGTAAGGAACTTTTAAGTTTTAGGATAGCAAGCGTGTATTTTGGCTCTTTTGTATATAAGGAGTTTCAAAATGAAACCGAGTTTTTAAGCTTTCTTGAACAAGAAAAAATTGCTTTGATTTTGTTTAATGCGTCTTATTTATCTTCTCAAATTCAGTTTTTAGAATGTATAAAACAACACAGGCTTGAATATGCAGTATGTGAGCTTCAAAAAGATAAAAATGAGCTTGAACTTTGGCATTTTAAAGAGTTTCAAGGCAAAATTATAAATGAAAATTTACTTCAAGAAATAAGTAATTTTCAAGCTCATAAAAAAAGTTTTTATCCTTTAAAATCACTCATATTTAAGCCTTATATTTATGAGCTTAAGCATACTAAATTTAAGCTTTTACCAGCTTTTTTAGAGGCTAAACTCTCACAAACTAAGTTTTATAGGCTATTTAGAAAGCTTATGTGTTCGCCAAAAGAGTTCTTTAGGGACTCTAAATTTATTTCGCAAATGCGTTTTAAATGA
- a CDS encoding Crp/Fnr family transcriptional regulator — protein sequence MQNVLEIFLRIGRKKRYQKGNILFFEGEKAELFFILLSGEVRVYKTLAAGKELSIHHFTPISFIAEMPAFEGLNYPASAICEKESEILELDFKQFKTLCQEDSKIALMLISSLFKKIQILEKELGTQSLDLRQKFLYFLLENEANLSSLTQKQIAQKLNSRAESLSRLIKELKNKALIDTHKGKIKITNKNELFKLL from the coding sequence ATGCAAAATGTGCTTGAAATTTTTCTTCGCATAGGGAGAAAAAAGCGATATCAAAAAGGAAATATTTTGTTTTTTGAAGGTGAAAAAGCAGAATTATTTTTTATCTTGCTAAGCGGAGAAGTAAGGGTTTATAAGACTTTAGCTGCAGGAAAGGAACTAAGTATCCATCATTTTACGCCTATATCTTTTATCGCCGAAATGCCAGCATTTGAGGGCTTAAACTATCCAGCAAGTGCTATTTGTGAAAAGGAAAGTGAAATTTTAGAGCTTGATTTTAAGCAGTTTAAGACTCTTTGTCAAGAGGATTCAAAAATCGCTTTAATGCTTATTAGCTCTTTGTTTAAAAAGATTCAAATTTTAGAAAAAGAGCTTGGTACCCAAAGTCTTGATTTAAGGCAAAAATTCCTATATTTTTTACTTGAAAATGAAGCAAATTTAAGCTCTTTGACGCAAAAACAAATCGCACAAAAGCTTAATTCAAGAGCTGAATCTCTTTCAAGATTGATTAAAGAGCTTAAAAATAAAGCTTTAATCGATACGCACAAGGGCAAGATTAAAATCACAAACAAAAACGAACTTTTCAAGCTTTTATAA
- a CDS encoding group III truncated hemoglobin, translating into MKLDTINKEGIDRLMEIFYEKIRRDKDLGAIFNAKVGTDDEAWQNHKAKISNFWQGMLLGQGDYNGQPMKAHIELPPFPREFFDTWLKLFEESLNQVFNEEMSAVILQRAQMIARNFQNVLYAGR; encoded by the coding sequence ATGAAGTTAGATACTATAAATAAAGAAGGTATCGATCGTTTAATGGAAATTTTTTATGAAAAGATTAGACGCGATAAGGATTTAGGAGCGATTTTTAACGCTAAGGTTGGCACAGATGATGAAGCATGGCAAAACCATAAAGCAAAAATCAGTAATTTCTGGCAGGGTATGCTTTTAGGACAAGGTGATTATAACGGACAGCCTATGAAGGCTCATATTGAGTTACCGCCTTTTCCGCGTGAGTTTTTTGATACTTGGTTAAAACTTTTTGAAGAAAGCTTAAATCAAGTTTTTAACGAAGAAATGAGTGCGGTGATCTTGCAAAGAGCGCAAATGATCGCTAGAAATTTTCAAAATGTTTTATATGCTGGGCGTTAA